Proteins found in one Streptomyces sp. NBC_00461 genomic segment:
- a CDS encoding DUF3159 domain-containing protein, whose protein sequence is MTSLDKPTEDTQADDARAVTEAALFEAFGGVRGMVETVLPGLLFVTIFTINKDLHWSAIAALAVSLLLVVVRLVMRDTVKHAFSGVFGVAFGVVFAMMTGNAKDFYLPGMLYTLGLALAYIVTTLCGVPLLGLILGPVFKENLSWRTRNPGRKKAYSKASWAWGLILLGKCAILFPLYWWANTAQLGWVLVALKIPPFLLAVWLTWVFLAKAPAPIDVFAEMEAEEQAEKERAAAGREASAGRHRREA, encoded by the coding sequence GTGACGTCGCTCGACAAGCCGACCGAAGACACTCAAGCCGACGATGCCCGGGCGGTGACCGAGGCCGCCCTGTTCGAGGCGTTCGGCGGAGTGCGGGGCATGGTCGAGACGGTACTGCCCGGCCTCCTCTTCGTCACCATCTTCACGATCAACAAGGACCTGCACTGGTCGGCCATCGCCGCCCTCGCCGTGTCCCTGCTGCTCGTGGTGGTCCGCCTGGTCATGCGGGACACCGTCAAGCACGCGTTCAGCGGTGTCTTCGGCGTCGCCTTCGGTGTCGTCTTCGCGATGATGACGGGCAACGCCAAGGACTTCTACCTGCCCGGCATGCTCTACACGCTGGGCCTGGCGCTTGCCTACATCGTCACGACCCTGTGCGGAGTACCGCTGCTCGGCCTGATCCTCGGGCCCGTCTTCAAGGAGAACCTCTCCTGGCGCACCCGCAACCCGGGCCGCAAGAAGGCGTACTCCAAGGCCAGTTGGGCCTGGGGCCTGATCCTGCTCGGCAAGTGCGCGATCCTCTTCCCGCTGTACTGGTGGGCGAACACGGCTCAGCTGGGCTGGGTGCTGGTCGCCCTGAAGATCCCGCCGTTCCTGCTCGCCGTATGGCTGACCTGGGTCTTCCTGGCTAAAGCGCCTGCTCCCATCGACGTGTTCGCGGAGATGGAGGCCGAGGAGCAGGCCGAGAAGGAGCGGGCCGCTGCGGGACGTGAGGCGAGTGCCGGGCGGCACCGTCGGGAGGCGTAG
- a CDS encoding OB-fold nucleic acid binding domain-containing protein gives MSAVPRSEKPVGRFRRMLDRLSSSQEDLESEELREDTVTAGCTRIGDCHDRQIVTVTGTLRTVTLRPRAGVPALEAELFDGSAALDVVWLGRRSIVGIEPGRRLIASGRISMSRGRRVLFNPKYELRPLGRE, from the coding sequence ATGAGTGCTGTTCCTCGTTCCGAAAAGCCGGTGGGCCGGTTCCGGCGCATGCTTGACCGGCTCTCCTCGTCGCAGGAGGACCTGGAGTCCGAGGAGCTGCGGGAGGACACGGTGACCGCGGGCTGTACCCGTATCGGTGACTGTCACGACCGACAGATCGTTACGGTTACTGGTACCTTGCGCACGGTCACCCTGCGGCCGCGCGCGGGCGTCCCCGCCCTGGAGGCCGAGCTGTTCGACGGCTCCGCCGCCTTGGACGTGGTGTGGCTCGGCCGGCGCTCCATCGTGGGCATAGAGCCGGGACGCAGACTGATCGCATCGGGCCGGATCTCGATGAGCCGGGGCCGCCGGGTGCTGTTCAATCCGAAATACGAACTGAGACCCCTCGGACGGGAGTAG
- a CDS encoding response regulator, whose translation MTRVLVIDDEPQIVRALVINLKARKYEVDAAHDGTTALQLAAARHPDVVVLDLGLPDMDGVEVIRGLRGWTRVPILVLSARHTSDEKVEALDAGADDYVTKPFGMDELLARLRAAVRRAEPVGAGEDDVTAVETDEFTVDLAAKKVNRGGRDVRLTPTEWHLLEVLVRNTGRLVSQRQLLQEVWGPSYGTETNYLRVYMAQLRRKLEADPSHPKHFVTEPGMGYRFEK comes from the coding sequence ATGACCCGGGTGCTCGTGATCGACGACGAGCCGCAGATCGTGCGGGCCCTCGTGATCAACCTCAAGGCGCGCAAGTACGAGGTCGACGCGGCCCACGACGGCACCACCGCCCTTCAGCTCGCCGCCGCCCGCCACCCCGACGTGGTCGTCCTCGACCTGGGCCTGCCCGACATGGACGGCGTCGAGGTGATCAGGGGCCTGCGCGGCTGGACCCGCGTGCCGATCCTGGTGCTCTCGGCCCGGCACACCTCCGACGAGAAGGTCGAGGCGCTGGACGCGGGCGCCGACGACTACGTCACCAAGCCCTTCGGCATGGACGAACTGCTCGCCCGGCTGCGGGCGGCCGTCCGCCGTGCCGAGCCGGTCGGCGCCGGCGAGGACGACGTGACCGCCGTGGAGACCGACGAGTTCACCGTCGACCTGGCCGCGAAGAAGGTCAACCGGGGCGGGCGGGACGTGCGCCTGACGCCCACGGAGTGGCATCTGCTGGAGGTGCTGGTGCGCAACACGGGCCGACTGGTGAGCCAGCGGCAGCTGCTCCAGGAAGTGTGGGGTCCGTCATACGGCACCGAGACCAACTACCTGCGGGTGTACATGGCCCAGCTGCGCAGGAAGCTGGAGGCGGACCCGTCACACCCCAAACACTTCGTCACGGAGCCCGGGATGGGGTATCGCTTCGAGAAGTGA